A window of the Elusimicrobiota bacterium genome harbors these coding sequences:
- a CDS encoding electron transfer flavoprotein subunit beta/FixA family protein: MHIAVFIKQVPDTTEVKINPETGTLIRAGVPSIINPYDHFALQSALELKKKHNFRVTVISMGPPQAKSVVQLALALGADEGILLSDRAFAGSDTWATSYALSRAAKKAGKLDLILCGMQAIDGDTAQVGPGVAQQLGIAQVTFCEHIDLDGKKFIVKKLIDSGYEMVEVKPPALFTMIMPNDYAPKYPSFREIHAAQAKPYQVWSAEDIGAEERYLGLKGSPTQVNKIYPPPLKGKAQMTHGSAHQAVEKLLEIMKEKRFISE, encoded by the coding sequence ATGCACATCGCCGTTTTTATCAAGCAGGTGCCTGATACCACCGAAGTAAAAATAAATCCTGAAACCGGCACTCTTATAAGGGCCGGCGTACCCAGCATAATAAATCCCTACGACCATTTCGCGCTGCAAAGCGCGCTTGAGCTTAAAAAAAAGCACAATTTCAGGGTCACGGTTATTTCAATGGGGCCGCCGCAGGCAAAAAGCGTGGTGCAGCTGGCTCTTGCTCTTGGCGCCGACGAGGGGATATTGCTTTCCGACAGGGCGTTTGCCGGTTCCGATACCTGGGCCACTTCTTACGCGTTGTCCCGCGCGGCCAAAAAAGCGGGCAAGCTTGACCTTATTTTATGCGGCATGCAGGCCATAGACGGCGACACCGCGCAGGTGGGGCCGGGCGTGGCGCAGCAGCTCGGAATAGCGCAGGTGACTTTTTGCGAACATATTGACCTGGATGGGAAAAAGTTTATCGTAAAAAAGCTCATTGACAGCGGTTATGAAATGGTTGAAGTAAAGCCTCCCGCGCTTTTTACCATGATAATGCCTAATGACTACGCGCCCAAATATCCCTCCTTCCGGGAGATCCACGCGGCGCAGGCTAAACCTTACCAGGTCTGGTCGGCCGAGGATATCGGGGCCGAAGAGCGCTACCTTGGCCTTAAAGGCTCGCCCACGCAGGTAAACAAAATTTATCCGCCGCCGCTGAAAGGCAAGGCGCAGATGACGCATGGTTCCGCTCATCAGGCGGTGGAAAAACTGCTTGAGATAATGAAAGAAAAGCGCTTTATTTCTGAATAA
- a CDS encoding acyl-CoA dehydrogenase family protein translates to MPSMDTISRNLMLDSLRDYAKRRLPYDFIRQHDADNEFPAEILKEMTDPAILGVHLLMIPVKYGGVSGGTYDIYRFCEALAHIDLGIATSVFATFLGTDPLNVGGTEEQKEKWLKKIAEERLLVAYAATEPDAGSDLVNLKTRAEHVVKNGKLAGYHLTGAKQWISNGGVADLYTVLALAPGGPCWFIVERNMEGFSPNKHEDKHGIRLSNTAGLSLDNVYVPIENLIGLEEGKGLLQAQAVFGYTRLMVAAFGLGAGLEAIEIAARYSQQRIQAGGPLSDKQGYTHKFLVPNIVRLEAARAYIEETANRLDSGEHGLQTEGAVAKYFATESGNKAAEDAIQALGGYGYTRDFPVEKIKRDVKITCIYEGTSEVLEMTIYRGRWQEHLKTRGRYYLDLADKMDALHADNASVGADACALSLRSLAALLEECRLHKLTRHQHVTFKLGRLIAMAESAYVFSGAAAKEQYTESVRFDVQGWQAMARIFAREAALTITTEGAALVLGSVEGVSNLSVDFAGAAAVQKGLTADMDLVAAKLKQTFKAR, encoded by the coding sequence ATGCCTAGCATGGACACTATTTCAAGGAACCTGATGCTGGACAGTCTGCGTGATTACGCTAAAAGGCGTCTGCCCTATGACTTCATACGCCAACATGACGCCGATAACGAGTTCCCGGCCGAAATCTTAAAAGAGATGACCGACCCCGCGATCTTGGGCGTGCATTTGCTGATGATCCCCGTCAAGTACGGAGGGGTTTCCGGCGGCACTTACGACATTTATCGCTTTTGCGAGGCGCTGGCGCACATAGACCTCGGCATTGCCACCTCGGTGTTCGCCACTTTTCTGGGCACCGACCCGCTTAATGTGGGCGGAACCGAGGAGCAGAAAGAAAAATGGCTTAAAAAAATAGCGGAGGAAAGGCTGCTTGTGGCGTACGCCGCCACCGAGCCGGACGCCGGCTCCGACCTGGTTAACTTAAAAACAAGGGCCGAGCATGTGGTGAAAAACGGCAAGCTCGCCGGATACCATCTGACCGGTGCCAAGCAATGGATCTCGAACGGAGGGGTGGCCGATCTCTACACCGTGCTTGCTCTTGCGCCGGGCGGCCCGTGCTGGTTTATAGTTGAGCGGAACATGGAAGGTTTTTCACCCAACAAACATGAAGACAAGCACGGTATACGGCTTTCAAATACAGCGGGGCTTTCACTTGACAATGTTTATGTCCCGATTGAAAATCTTATAGGCCTTGAAGAAGGCAAAGGTCTTTTACAGGCGCAGGCTGTTTTCGGCTACACCCGGCTTATGGTGGCGGCTTTCGGCCTTGGGGCGGGCCTGGAAGCCATTGAAATAGCCGCGCGTTACAGTCAGCAGAGGATACAGGCCGGCGGCCCGCTTTCAGATAAGCAGGGCTATACCCACAAATTCCTGGTGCCGAACATCGTAAGGCTTGAGGCCGCCCGCGCCTACATAGAGGAAACGGCGAACCGCCTTGACTCAGGCGAACATGGCCTGCAGACCGAGGGCGCGGTCGCCAAATATTTCGCCACAGAGTCAGGAAATAAGGCGGCCGAAGACGCCATACAGGCCCTCGGGGGGTACGGCTACACCCGCGATTTCCCGGTTGAAAAGATAAAGCGGGATGTTAAAATAACCTGTATCTATGAAGGCACCAGCGAAGTGCTGGAAATGACCATTTACCGGGGCCGCTGGCAGGAACATCTGAAAACCCGGGGCCGGTATTATCTGGATCTGGCCGATAAAATGGACGCTTTACACGCGGATAATGCCAGTGTGGGAGCGGACGCCTGCGCACTTTCGCTGCGCTCGCTTGCGGCTTTGCTTGAAGAGTGCCGCCTGCACAAGCTAACCCGCCACCAGCATGTAACCTTCAAGCTGGGCAGGCTTATAGCTATGGCCGAGTCGGCGTATGTCTTTTCCGGCGCGGCCGCCAAAGAGCAATACACCGAGTCTGTGCGCTTTGACGTTCAGGGCTGGCAGGCCATGGCCCGTATTTTTGCGAGAGAGGCCGCGCTTACGATCACTACGGAGGGCGCGGCGCTGGTTTTAGGTTCCGTAGAGGGCGTTTCTAATCTATCGGTTGACTTCGCGGGCGCCGCCGCCGTTCAAAAAGGCCTTACGGCGGACATGGACCTTGTAGCCGCGAAACTGAAGCAGACGTTCAAGGCGCGCTAA
- the ftcD gene encoding glutamate formimidoyltransferase, with protein sequence MGKFVECVPNFSEGRDIEKINQIVDAARSVPGVLVLDVEKDADHNRTVLTFIAPLETAADAMFAVTKKAAGLIDLNHHKGEHPRMGATDVAPFIPIMDSTLEECVKLAEIAGERIGRELNIPVYLYDRAARNENRRDLAKVRKGQFEGLREEIGKNPDRVPDFGPDKIHPTAGAMAVGARNQIVNFNVNLATTDMDFAKVLAKKIRTSGGGLPALRAKEIFLESKGQVQISTVLTDYRTTSIKRVMDEMAKDLAPKNIAVTGTELIGLTTQEAITDYAVETLNVKDFSKDTQVLETKLLKLLSSWQSGAGLFVDALANTDPTPGGGSAGAVSGAMGCALGQMALGITLRGKKLDEAKKPALNALREKLGEYKAALQNCVSEDSASFDVFMAAMKLPKDDPARKAKMQAALKYAAEVPLKTARLASEALAGLEVCSGAVSPQVVSDYRSARYLLEAAIRCVAENVFINTEGLEDKSYGEKLVREVKGYITAANREEANSK encoded by the coding sequence ATGGGTAAATTCGTCGAGTGTGTGCCTAATTTCAGCGAGGGCAGGGACATTGAGAAGATAAACCAGATCGTGGATGCCGCCAGGTCCGTGCCGGGCGTGCTTGTGCTGGACGTGGAAAAAGACGCCGACCACAACCGCACGGTGCTCACTTTTATAGCCCCTCTTGAAACCGCCGCCGATGCTATGTTTGCCGTTACTAAAAAGGCCGCGGGCCTGATAGATCTGAACCATCACAAAGGCGAACACCCCCGAATGGGGGCCACTGACGTGGCGCCGTTCATTCCCATCATGGACTCCACATTGGAGGAATGCGTAAAGCTGGCTGAAATCGCTGGTGAGCGCATAGGCAGGGAATTGAACATACCGGTGTATCTCTATGACAGGGCCGCCCGCAATGAAAACCGGAGGGATCTGGCCAAGGTGCGCAAGGGGCAATTTGAGGGCCTGCGCGAAGAAATAGGTAAAAATCCGGACCGCGTGCCGGATTTCGGACCTGATAAAATACATCCCACCGCCGGCGCAATGGCCGTGGGCGCCCGAAACCAGATAGTCAATTTCAATGTAAACCTCGCCACTACCGATATGGATTTTGCCAAAGTTCTGGCAAAAAAGATCCGCACTTCCGGCGGCGGCCTGCCGGCGCTCCGCGCCAAGGAGATTTTTCTGGAATCCAAGGGACAGGTGCAAATTTCAACCGTGCTTACGGATTACCGGACCACTTCCATAAAGCGCGTAATGGATGAAATGGCCAAGGATCTGGCCCCGAAAAATATAGCGGTTACCGGCACAGAACTTATAGGCCTTACCACGCAGGAAGCCATTACCGACTATGCCGTTGAGACCCTTAATGTCAAAGATTTCAGCAAGGATACCCAGGTGCTGGAAACCAAGCTTTTAAAACTTCTAAGCTCCTGGCAGTCGGGCGCCGGTCTTTTTGTGGATGCGCTGGCGAATACCGACCCCACTCCGGGCGGGGGGTCAGCCGGCGCGGTCAGCGGGGCCATGGGCTGCGCTCTCGGCCAGATGGCGCTGGGTATAACTTTGCGCGGGAAAAAGCTGGATGAGGCCAAGAAACCCGCCCTGAACGCCTTGCGGGAGAAGCTTGGCGAATATAAGGCAGCCCTGCAGAATTGCGTAAGCGAGGATTCGGCTTCTTTTGACGTTTTCATGGCCGCCATGAAACTGCCAAAGGACGATCCGGCGCGCAAAGCCAAAATGCAGGCCGCTCTTAAGTACGCGGCCGAGGTTCCGCTTAAGACGGCGCGCCTGGCCTCGGAGGCCCTGGCGGGGCTTGAAGTTTGTTCAGGCGCTGTGTCGCCGCAGGTGGTATCGGACTACAGAAGCGCCCGCTACCTGCTTGAGGCGGCTATCCGCTGTGTCGCCGAAAACGTTTTTATAAACACTGAAGGTTTGGAAGACAAATCTTACGGCGAAAAACTGGTGAGAGAAGTTAAAGGTTATATAACGGCAGCGAATAGAGAAGAAGCAAATAGCAAATAG